In the Carettochelys insculpta isolate YL-2023 chromosome 6, ASM3395843v1, whole genome shotgun sequence genome, GGGATGTCTTTTGTGATGGAGTGACTTCAAGTTACTACAAAATAGTCTAATCAGCCAATGATAGTGTAAACTGCAGAAACTACaacatttatttctgtttatCACAGTCCTTACAAGTGCTGTTAAGGCAAGAGGAAACATTATTGTGACAGACTAATTAGCTTCTTCGGTATTTTATTATTGTACTAATACATACAAATGGTGAACATTTGGATGAAGATAAAGATTTTATTCTTTAGTTTGTGACTAAAAGATAACTATGAActaaaaaacccaaaccttttcatttaccatttttaacTCTTATGTTACTTCCATTCAGAAATTTTTCTGAGTTTCTGGACTTTGAACTGCCTAAATAGGAGCCCCAAAATATCAAGTGAAGCATATgactatttgaaaaaaaaaagttgatgagGGAGTGTTGAAGAATATGCCTTTTAATCTATAATACATAGTATAAGTACTCCCATGGGTAACAGAAACTATGtaacaatataaaaaaaaagtgtacagTATACTTCAAGGGAAAGATTTAACATAAATTGTGTATGCATATATGCCTGATTGGTACCAAAGATGCAGATAAATAATCTAGTGAATGAAACAAAATGTAGATAAAGTTTCACTTTCTTaggtaaataaaatattcaaaattaGATGCTTGCCAAAACATGAATTTTCCTAATACAATATATTCAGCTTAAATACAAAAAAGAATAAATATCTTGTTTCAATATCTAAAAATATTTGATGTATTGTATCAGCAGAAACAAAAGATGGAAAGCTTGAATTTGATGTGCTTGTTAGGTTTTAGAATATTGATAATGAATAAGAACTAAAATACACAGGTTCATTATTTCACTAGTTTTTCTGCCTGAATATGAATTGGCAAgtgtccccccacacctcctcttTTCCCACCTATTAGCTGAGAGTCTGATCTTGCACATTTACTCAAGCAGAACAGGAATGGGAATGCTTCCTGCTTAGGGATGCGGATTCAGGATCATATTATGTTTAAATATACTACTTAGTGTGGTTCTTGTTTTTACTGCAAATATGTAAAGTAGTTTAATAATTAACTTCTTTACCTCCCAATGTTTTGCTTGCACTCTGTTTGCTTTATACACATTTGATTCTCACTGTGTATGCTTTGCTCTATACGTATTTTTGCTCATTTCAGTTTTCCATTGTCTGTTCTTTTTTGAAATCCTCAAGAACTAAACGTGTATTCTGTGTTTTTTGTCTACATTTGATGCCATTAGAAGGCCTCTACTTTGTGGGGTATATTTTAAAGGTATACTGCTTCTGACGTGCAACCTCAGTCATCTTATCCATCTGTAGTCTAATTTTCTTGTTTAAAACGGCACCATTTGCAAGAATCATATTGATCAAGTTTCACAAGTATGTGAATGAATTAGGAATTCTGGACCTGATTCTGAGTGTCACATGCTGTGTCTGCaatagacatagaagttgactgccgagacacaattttagctatgccaattgcatagctaaaatcaacgtaTTGACAGTCGATTTCAATGTCTGTCTATAgggaagaaggttgacaggagtgttttgcctgtcaaccttccttaattctCACCACTCATTAGGAGTTccggggttgactttgaccccagaaagcactgTTCTGTGCGTGCAAAAAAcgaaaccccagaagatggaccccCAATGGGTCAGTCTTCCACGGCAGTGTGGCTGTAGGTCAAGTCATGTAATCCCTGATTATTTAAACAGGAATTCTGCCTGAGTATAGAGCTCTTCAGAGTCTCTTAATACCTCATTCAGTTGGAAAACAACCTATTTGGGTTTAGTGAGAGCTGCCATGTTCTTATTGGTTAGGATCAGGCCCCTGGAGAAAACAAGTTTTATTGAAACAAAAATAGAGGTGGAAATGAGATCATGCATTTATTTCATTACTACTTATTCATAAAAAGTGTACTATAAATTTTTATAAACATCCTTATTCATTAGAGGTTTAATGGGCTGCATGAGCAGCACAGTTTTTAAAAGCTAACTTCAATATCTAAATTATACATAATTGTTTTCACAAAGAAGTATAATCTCATGAAATTTGTTTATACAGTATAGTTTTGATTTGCAATGGTTCAGTTGCATAAAAGTTAAGCtttgattttgaaataggttttatGGGATAGAGAAGCTTCCGCTGCACAAAGACTGCATTTTACTTAACCTGGAGTTTGGTAAAGTTTCTTCATATAGGCTTCTtccaaaaataaatgtaatttagATTCTTTTTAGACTAAAACTTGATCTGAGAGGGTGCTTAGCACCCTCAGCTACTAGTGGGAGTCGCAAGCACTCTGCATACCTCAGAACCAAGGTCACAGATTATTTTTACATACTGTGTATTAAACATGTTTTACCTatatttgttccactgtttgCAAAGTAGTATACCTGTGAAACAAGAGTAGTAGTGGTTTGGTCTTGTCACTAGCTGTACCATCTAACCAACTAAAATAAAAGCAATCTAAGAAGAGACAAAATGTTTTATCGAAACAGCTGATGGACAGACTTAACAGTTGAGAGTGGTTAAGAGGCTATGTTAATCCAATAAAAGTGGCATTGGTTaactaaaaaatatttttaaaaaatcaaacttCTTGCAAGCATACACAGTAATTGATTTGGGAAATGACTATTACAATTGATGTTTCGATGCCAGACTAACATTTTTAAACCCTTCTCTCACATAAAAATGCAGCCAACAGGCTAggaatttttgttttcttgtagAAATCTCATATACTTCTGTGACATTCTGTGATACAGAATAATGGTGTAATTTTTGTGATGCTTGTTTGCACTTTTGAAGCTTAACCTTGGAGATGATGTGGTGAAAATTGTAATCGATTGGAGCAAGCTTCAAAGTACATCGGCACTCCAGCCTACATCTCTCTTTAATGCACTTCAGcaacatattttatatttacagGTAAATATTTTATTGGATCCTTTAAACTTGATCAAAGAGATGAGCATTTAAATGTAGCTCGATTATATAAACTGCATAATTTCAATTGTTTTGATTTAGTATTTATGTATTTTAACTTGAGAAGAATTGCAAATTCTTTGTACATTTGGGATTCCACTACACTTCACAGGTACTCAAGCCTGTTGTCTTCCAGAGCTGTTAGAACAGTTATGGGAATAGCCTACCAGGCCACTATGGATAAGGAGATTGAACAAATGCAGCCCCATTGATTTCTAGACTTGCATTGTAAATTCAATACATTTCCATCTATGGTGGGTTGTAATTAAGCAATAAGACACGGCAGGTGTGTGTCATGCTATGATAATGATTCTATGCCTTGGGTGAGTTTTGAGGCTCATGGAGTGCTTTCAGTGGTTCAAGAAGTGGCATTATCCCAGCATGACACATCCTGGAGTGTCTTACTGCAATTAAACATATTTTCAGCATAGGTTTTAACAAGAAAGTAATTTCTTTGACATTAATGTCTCATTTTGCCAAGTAGCCAGTAACGACATATTTGTTAACTATTTGAAAGTTTTTGGCCCTATCAGAAATAGCAACTGCACTGTAATTTTGttgtgctttttgtttgtttggttttggtcagTCAGTAGATGAGCAGAATTGAGCCCTTGCCGAAGAAGGCAatgattttaatacatttaagTTTTTCAACGTATCTGTTCAGTGAATGATTCCAAGTGTATTATATTTAGGGGTATGGAGTGAAATTAGAGTAATGGCAATGCTTGCTAGTCTAagggataaaaaggcatttaTGGTTTACACATATGATAAACAAAGCAtaataaaaaaatttaaattgaaaTCTCTTTCCATTTACACATACTAACTTCATTCTTTTTCAGGAAAATTGATGGGTAGAAATTGTCGTGTTATAAGTAATCATTAATTCATAGTTTTGTTGGGGAGAAAAGATACAAAATTCAGTGGAAACTTAAATGGGGAGGGGAAATGGGTGCCTTACTTACGtgtcaggtttttgtttttatatcttGCATGAATATATACAGTAGAATGATAAGCATTTATTTTGCTGCTATGGATACCAGTGCTTTCTCTCATTTAATTTCATGACATAAGTAGATAATCAGCAATACCAAGAAAACCATTGATTGTTCAGTATAACGCCCTTTATATTTCATCTCTGTGTTGTTTCATGCACTTTGGGCAACTGCAGTTTCAAGTGGAGAATCTCTAGTGATGTAGTGATAAAGTAAGGGCTTTATAGAGTGAGAGCATTGGCTCTCATGTTAAGGAGGAAAAATACTAAGCCCAGTGTTCTGAGTAGGCATCTGAATGACATGTTAATTAAGTGTCACTGGTGGTAAAGGCTGAAACTCTGATTTGGCGCGTAACAGATGAGCAAACAGACAGATTTGCTCAGACACTTTGGATTTTTCCAGTTTCTCACAACAAACCTATGACAGAATGTGGTCATAAAATTTGGATGTGCTGTTTGTGTTTTTAGTTTCTTACTAGATTGATACTGTGTGGTGTGTCTTGTTATTTTAACCAGCCCATTTTAGAAATTGTAATGAGAAGCATAAGGCCATTTTGAACCCTACCAAATATCCTTTCTTGTTCAGCCTCTTTTAGAAAAACTCCAACTATTGATTAAAGAGGAAAATATAGTCCCTATTGAAGATGCAGATAAAACAGAAGGCAAGAAATTGGATACAAATTCAAAGTTATCTGATAGTACCTCaaagacagaagaaaaatatgcaaGTTATGAGTCAGGAGATCTGAAAGAGGTTCACATTAATTTTGACCCAGAGGTGGTACAGATAAAAGCTGGAAAAGCAGAAGTAAGTGACCATTTTGTATAGATTAGagaagtggctttttttttttttttattttgaattacaaCAATGAATTAGATACATGTCACCCTGTGTATTACCTGCAGATTGACAGGCGGATATCAGCCTTCATTGAGAGGAAACAAGCGGAGATCAATGAAAATAATGTCAGGGAATTTTGCAATGTTATTGATTGTAATCAAGGTAATTATCTAACCAGAGTTTAATTTTTCGAGCAatttaaacatttgttttaaaaatgaagttaaGGCCATTAGTATGTGTGGTGTGGAAATTACTGACTAGGCAAAACACAGAGATTACTCACCCAGTATTAATGTGCTGATCTCTCTAAATTTCAT is a window encoding:
- the MBIP gene encoding MAP3K12-binding inhibitory protein 1 isoform X2 — protein: MAAVGEPSQRQPGARTPESLAAPAAREVLSGALRSLPRLAGQLNLGDDVVKIVIDWSKLQSTSALQPTSLFNALQQHILYLQPLLEKLQLLIKEENIVPIEDADKTEGKKLDTNSKLSDSTSKTEEKYASYESGDLKEVHINFDPEVVQIKAGKAEIDRRISAFIERKQAEINENNVREFCNVIDCNQENSCARTDAVFTPYPGFKSHVKVSRVVNTYGPQTRSEGTHGSTHKANILLRDCGNQAVEERLQNIEAHLRLQTEFFWQKEESAATP